One stretch of Tepidibacter hydrothermalis DNA includes these proteins:
- a CDS encoding LysR family transcriptional regulator, with amino-acid sequence MKLIIEKYDTIILKNLHDKGMNKMEIRHLQTFITIVELGGFTKAAEYLGYAQSTITSHIQILENELGEILFDRLGKKIILTNVGKKLVPYARQMLDTYSEIKNITSDKNCVSGDLIIGAGESLSIYRLGKLLKEYKKRFPKVNIILKNSICSDLRSKLRNGELDIIFTIEPQVMDEDLVVRNLKDECMFIIGAPDSGLEFLSSDLKSKDVRESIIFSEKGCSFRIAFENYLKKKRIKHVNPLEFSSIEATKKCVMNGLGISFLPFYAISNELREGSLKGIEVKEFCDKFETQLVYHKNKNIHQAMNELIKMTLKDSVSWE; translated from the coding sequence ATGAAGTTAATAATCGAAAAATATGATACTATAATATTAAAAAATTTACATGATAAAGGAATGAATAAAATGGAAATACGACATTTGCAAACATTTATAACTATTGTTGAATTAGGAGGATTTACAAAAGCAGCAGAGTATTTAGGTTATGCTCAATCTACAATAACATCTCATATTCAAATTTTAGAAAATGAATTAGGAGAAATTTTATTTGATCGTCTAGGTAAAAAAATTATTTTGACTAATGTTGGTAAGAAATTAGTTCCATATGCTAGGCAAATGTTAGATACATATAGTGAAATTAAAAATATAACCTCAGATAAGAATTGTGTGTCTGGAGATTTAATTATTGGAGCAGGGGAATCGTTATCTATATATAGGCTAGGAAAACTTTTGAAAGAATATAAAAAAAGGTTTCCTAAAGTAAATATCATTTTGAAGAATTCAATCTGTAGTGATTTAAGAAGTAAATTGAGAAATGGAGAATTGGATATTATTTTCACTATTGAACCTCAAGTTATGGATGAGGATTTAGTTGTTAGAAATTTAAAAGATGAATGTATGTTTATTATAGGTGCTCCAGATTCAGGTTTAGAATTTTTATCTTCCGATTTAAAAAGTAAAGATGTAAGAGAAAGTATTATATTCAGTGAAAAAGGGTGTAGTTTTAGAATAGCTTTTGAAAATTATTTGAAAAAGAAAAGAATAAAACACGTAAATCCACTAGAATTTTCAAGCATAGAAGCTACTAAAAAGTGTGTGATGAATGGTTTGGGAATTTCATTTTTACCCTTCTATGCAATTAGCAACGAGCTAAGAGAAGGAAGTCTTAAGGGCATAGAAGTTAAAGAGTTTTGCGATAAGTTTGAAACTCAGTTGGTGTACCATAAAAATAAAAATATACATCAAGCTATGAATGAATTAATAAAAATGACATTAAAAGATTCTGTTAGTTGGGAATAA
- a CDS encoding CatB-related O-acetyltransferase, whose amino-acid sequence MNNNIFDSWMDSYIIKDYITNKNIEVGDFTYYSGYYHGKHFEDYCVRYLSPDRDDVDKLKIGKFCSIGSGAIFIMAGNQGHRYDWITSYPFYYSTINENAKDGYIQSGDTVVGNDVWIGTEAVIMPGVKIGDGAVIGTRALVTKDVEPYTIIGGNPAKPIKKRFTQDEIKMLLEMKWWNWPIEKIKNNMLLLCSNNIKLLFEEFLNE is encoded by the coding sequence ATGAATAATAATATTTTTGATAGCTGGATGGATAGCTATATTATAAAGGATTATATTACAAATAAAAATATTGAGGTTGGGGATTTTACTTATTATTCAGGTTATTATCATGGCAAGCATTTTGAGGATTATTGTGTAAGGTATTTATCACCGGATAGAGATGATGTTGATAAACTTAAAATAGGTAAATTTTGCTCTATAGGTTCAGGGGCTATATTCATTATGGCAGGAAATCAAGGTCACAGATATGATTGGATAACAAGTTATCCTTTTTATTACTCAACTATTAATGAGAATGCAAAAGATGGATATATACAATCTGGAGATACTGTGGTAGGAAATGATGTTTGGATAGGAACTGAAGCAGTTATAATGCCTGGAGTAAAAATAGGAGATGGTGCTGTTATAGGAACAAGAGCATTGGTTACAAAAGATGTAGAGCCATATACTATTATTGGAGGAAATCCAGCTAAGCCTATAAAGAAAAGATTCACACAAGATGAAATAAAAATGTTGTTAGAAATGAAATGGTGGAATTGGCCTATTGAAAAAATCAAAAATAACATGCTACTTTTATGTAGCAATAATATAAAATTATTGTTTGAAGAGTTTTTGAACGAATAA